Within Paenibacillus sabinae T27, the genomic segment TCTCCAACTCCGTGAAGGCTTTATCACTCCTATTACCTTGCATCTCTTTGCTGGCTCTTGTTGTCTCGTTTTTAATTAACATCATCGTTCGCTGGTCAACTAATATTATATTACTAATAGTTTCAGATGACACGGCTGCTTGGTGTTTAGTGGAAATTCCCCCTTGGTCAAGAGTTTCATTAATAGAACTCGATAAGGCTTGAACACCTCTCTGTTCATAACCATTAAAAACATAACCACAGTTCTCGCACCTTGCATGATTCATAGAAAGAAAGTTTTGTTTATAACAGTTAGGACACTTAATATATAAGGATGAATTATCAATTCTTTCATTGGCGCTCTTACTACCGCTCTGACCATCAGATGTATTATTTAGCCCGTTCTCCTCGACATATTCACGGACACGTTTTAAATGGCGCTCAACAACGTCTAGTCCGCGTTTCTCATCAGGAGTTATTTCCTCCGCATCCAGCAAATCCTCGTAGCGAAGATAGGTACGAGTACTCCCATGATCAGTCACCGTGAGCCAGTGAATCTTGTGGTTCGTGACTTGACCTTTGATGCGCTCCGAAATATTGAGCGAATCATTCTTCGTCTTCTCGTACTGCTTTTCCATGACCAGCTCTGCTTGTGCTAAGATAGCCGCCTCTTTATCAGCGCGATACGTGCGAATACCGCTGACTATAAAGATAGCCAGAATGACTAGAGCGATGGAGATTACGATTTCGATAGTAATAGACACAGAACATCCTCCTGACTTTTATAAATAAAACTAGTCGGTGTCTTCCTAGCACCTTTCTTGTCCTCTGAAATCCTGTAAGTTGTTGGTTTTCCGTTACTATCTATAGCTTGAACTTTACTTCCTGAGTAACCAGAAATGATAAATCTTACAATCTGAATGTTATCTGTTACCACGTAGTATGTACTCAGTTCGATTGATGTACAGAAAAGTATTGGTTTGGTTTAGCGTCGTTGATTGAATGAGTTAGTCACACTGTGAGATCAATCAAGTGATAATGGTCCCTTATCTCCCCATACCTTTCTTATGGCATTATTTTCTCGATCTGAGAAGATGTATCCTGACCCGTCCCATGAGAAATCAGTAGGATGGTGCATTTGGACTTCATCTGCTATGCCATCTGTATAGCCTTGTGTACTGCCAACGAATACTTCTGTGTCGTTATGTCGATTTGAAGTTCCGCGCGGGATCGTTCGAATGATAGGTTTAAGCTTGTCTTTCACTAGAGAATAGTAAATGGTCTTCTCCTTGTCCACCCATACATCTAGGATCTGTCCTTCGTTTGTATTCAGGACAATAATGGACTTACGCGGGAAGAACTGCTCATAGTATATAAAGCCGCCCTCTGTCGCAACCATTACACCATCTGGGAGGAGTTCAAAGTTCGTAGGGTTACCATACCACCCTGTGGGTAGTAACTCCTCCATAGAGCCATTCTGAGGGTTATAGAGAGCAAATCCATAGGTACCGCCTCCAAGCTTACTCCAGAACATAAAGGCTAACTGACTCTGATACGATTCCATTCGGTAAATGTAGTGATACTGATTTTCTTTCATCCACTTTGCAACCTTAGGCATCTCGCTCACTATGCCGTTAGTCACTTTATAGGTTCTATCCTTTAAAGCGAAGTACACGTTATTCTTCACTACAGCGAGTCCTGCTGTATAAAATTCTCCTTCACGACGAGTTACTTTATTTACTGCCATATCTACAATGGTTGTATTCCTCTTACCATTCCACATCCGAAGCTTTGTTTTCTTCTGGTCTCCATCTAAGAAGTACACATTGCCTCTGGTATCAGATACTGGGAATCTTGGGTGATCTACTGAATATGTCCCTTGTCCTGCTGTGCCATTCCCCGTAATCGTACTTACTTCGCCGTACTCCCCTTTAGCTGTGACATAAGCCTCAATTTCTGCAGCTGACACGGTACCGCATATGAATAACCCCATTACTATAACCAAGATTACTAATCTTTTCACATTATCATCTCCTTTACTACAGCAAGTGCTGCGCTATAGAATTCTCCGTCACGGCGAGTGGCTTTATTCCTTTATGAAGCTGGCGCTGGCCAAGTATACGGCTTGTTGCTTTGTGTTTACAGCCGCATGTGAAACAGGGGTTATTGAAGTGGCTACTGTAAAAGCTATTACCGTTGTTACGTTCTGTTCATATACATGTCTCCTCATAATCTAATTTAGACTGGTCGGTTGTTTTGGTCCGCTGTTATTTGGAAATCACTACATACGGCCCTTACTGTGACAGTCTTTAAACGGTTACATGCTGTTAAGTAAGCTTATTGCTACAGCGCCAAGCACTATCAGCAACAGTATGAATAGCAGGCATCCCCAGCCGATCTTTCTAGCAACACCCTTATCGCTAAACAGCATAAATCCTACTATGACGATACCTGTAATCAATCCAGCGCTTATCATTCTTTCTTCACCTCCTTACCTTAAAAATTCATATAAGGATTCAAAATTCATAAATTTTTCCAGGGTCAAATAATATATATGATTTGTTCCTTTGAAATCCTAACGAGCCCACCCCTTATCTACAAAATAGTAGTTCTTCCAGCCTAAACCTATAATCCTAGTTGTATATTTATTACAATAGTATATATATCACAAATGATACTAATACGCTATAAAATTGAATTTATAATACTATTAAACTATCGATGCTCCGTTTGCTCTAGGCTATGGTTGCCGTAGAGGTGATAACGTTGAGTAGTCGTACAATGAAGCTTATAGGTGAGCGTATACGCGCTTTACGTGAACAACGAAAGTGGAGTCAGATGAAGCTAGGGGAGCTTGCCGAGCTGCATTACACTTACATCGGGCGAATTGAACGAGGTGAGAATAATGTCACAATGAAGAGCATTGAAAAGGTAGCCGCTGCGCTTGATGTCCCCTTTGAAGAACTATTCCGTTTTATTCAACCTTTAGAAAAAGGCAGGGATAACTACTATCTGTCCTTGCTTGTATCGAAATTCCAAAGCAGAAGTGCCTCGGATCAAAAACACGCTTACGAATTACTTAGCTATATGCTTGAATGGAAAGACGAATAGTAGTACATACAAATTAAGGACTCGTATTTCATTCCGTTGAGGGATGAGTACGGGTCCTTTTTTGCGTTCTGCCGCTTAACAGAGATTATTAGGAGCTGTGAGATAAAGCTCTAAATTGGAGAGGAGGGAAAAGTCATGCTCAGACAACCATTACAGAGGATGGAACGTGGTCATCCTCGAAGCTTATCAGGATGCGGTTAAACTTGGACTCAGCTATGATTTCATTCAGCTTCTTAAAGAAGAACTGAATCGGCGCGGCATTAACACAAATCTTACAGAGGAGTGATTTGATTGAGCAGACAAATATTGATTGCACAAGCTAAGGGGAATATCCAGTACCAGTTTTACAGTACAAGCATGCTATATCCCGCTTACTACAATAACTACAGAGGTTCTGAAATCATTAAGAATGTAAAGCTTAG encodes:
- a CDS encoding helix-turn-helix domain-containing protein, with protein sequence MSSRTMKLIGERIRALREQRKWSQMKLGELAELHYTYIGRIERGENNVTMKSIEKVAAALDVPFEELFRFIQPLEKGRDNYYLSLLVSKFQSRSASDQKHAYELLSYMLEWKDE
- the sda gene encoding sporulation histidine kinase inhibitor Sda gives rise to the protein MVILEAYQDAVKLGLSYDFIQLLKEELNRRGINTNLTEE